In Populus alba chromosome 1, ASM523922v2, whole genome shotgun sequence, a single window of DNA contains:
- the LOC118027997 gene encoding benzyl alcohol O-benzoyltransferase: protein MEEHASHFEPAYSRVLQPRCHSQYRLISGCFFAMPPPTSLAFNVRRCEPELVAPAKPTPHESKPLSDIDRQLYLQFQSPHYNFYAHNPSMQGKDPVKVIREGIAQALVYYYPYAGRIRQEPENKLVVDCTGEGVLFIEADADGTLEQFGDPIQPPFPCAEELLYNVPGSAGIINTPLLIIQITRLKCGGFILGFRLNHPMSDAIGLVQLLSAIGEISRGAQAPSILPVWQRELLCARNPPRVTCTHNEYGDHHDLVVDPSELNVPEFRGSTDGAAHRCFIIGPNELSNIRKWIPPHLHPCSKFEIITACLWRCHAIASQASPNEEMRICMLVNARSKFNPPLPKGYYGNVLALPAAITSARKLCLNSLGYALELIRQAKNKITEEYIRSLADFIEITKGLPKGLQSYVVSDLTSVGFDQVDYGWGKPVYTGPSKAMPDDINNSGTYYLPYRNKKGERGVMVLISLRAPVMERFAMLFEELTKHDPDSGPAQHHATLPIRHRL from the exons ATGGAAGAGCACGCATCCCATTTTGAGCCCGCATATTCTCGAGTACTCCAGCCTCGGTGCCATAGCCAGTACCGTTTGATTTCTGGCTGTTTCTTTGCCATGCCACCTCCTACTTCCTTAGCATTTAATGTGCGAAGGTGCGAGCCAGAACTGGTTGCACCAGCTAAACCCACACCCCATGAATCTAAACCACTTTCTGATATCGATCGCCAACTATACCTACAATTTCAATCACCACATTACAACTTTTATGCACACAACCCGTCCATGCAAGGGAAAGATCCTGTGAAGGTAATAAGAGAGGGAATTGCACAGGCACTTGTGTATTATTATCCTTACGCGGGGAGGATTAGACAGGAGCCAGAAAACAAGCTTGTAGTAGATTGTACAGGAGAGGGTGTCTTGTTCATTGAAGCTGATGCTGATGGCACACTTGAGCAGTTTGGTGATCCAATTCAGCCTCCGTTCCCTTGTGCTGAGGAACTTCTTTACAATGTCCCAGGGTCAGCAGGAATCATCAATACCCCGTTGCTGATCATTCAG ATAACACGCTTGAAGTGTGGTGGTTTTATACTTGGCTTCCGTCTTAATCACCCAATGAGTGATGCAATTGGCCTAGTTCAGCTATTGAGTGCCATAGGTGAGATCTCACGAGGTGCTCAAGCCCCTTCAATTCTACCTGTGTGGCAAAGAGAACTCCTTTGTGCTAGGAATCCACCTCGTGTTACTTGCACACACAACGAATATGGCGATCATCATGATCTTGTTGTGGATCCTAGCGAGCTCAACGTTCCTGAATTTCGCGGTAGCACTGACGGTGCAGCCCACCGCTGTTTCATCATCGGCCCTAATGAATTATCCAACATTCGTAAATGGATTCCTCCTCATTTACACCCATGTTCCAAGTTTGAAATAATAACCGCTTGCTTATGGAGATGCCATGCCATAGCATCTCAAGCAAGCCCTAATGAGGAGATGCGCATTTGTATGCTCGTCAATGCACGTTCCAAATTCAACCCTCCGTTACCAAAGGGTTATTATGGTAACGTGCTGGCATTGCCAGCAGCTATAACCAGTGCTAGGAAGCTTTGTTTGAACTCATTAGGGTATGCTCTGGAGCTGATAAGGCAAGCCAAGAACAAGATCACTGAGGAGTACATAAGATCGTTGGCCGATTTCATAGAGATTACCAAGGGCCTGCCTAAGGGGTTACAGTCATATGTTGTGTCAGATTTAACAAGTGTTGGGTTCGATCAGGTGGATTATGGCTGGGGTAAGCCAGTTTATACCGGACCATCTAAGGCCATGCCTGATGACATTAATAATTCTGGAACCTATTACTTACCCTATAGAAACAAGAAAGGAGAGCGTGGAGTCATGGTTCTGATCTCCTTACGTGCACCAGTTATGGAAAGATTTGCAATGCTATTCGAGGAGTTGACTAAGCACGATCCAGATAGTGGTCCAGCACAACACCACGCGACTCTCCCTATAAGACACAggctttga